In Miscanthus floridulus cultivar M001 chromosome 8, ASM1932011v1, whole genome shotgun sequence, the sequence caggggacgaggaagacgatgacgacgacgacgtggacaagaggcacgaggagcttggcccctcttagctccatgacgctccctcgactcatcctacaccgcctctaggcactaggcgacgccgttcgcgtgacccttacactccaggtacgagcgctctcggtcacaagggtaagggcaagagtaggaggcagtgagggatgtggtagttgttagtatgcacttttatggattttgtatttagttttctgtaactatttgggactgtatggacattgtggactatttggactgtgcaggacatattatgttggttgtgatgttcattgtggttgcattttgctccttggatgattaaatgtttggaatatataatgatgtctctgtttgtaactgtggatgctcctaaaacaagggaaactcttgcgaattttttctgtgaatcattaatcatactacactgctaaaaaggcacaaatgtagtacacatattaaatgtaaatttattagaacatgtataatccaaacgtatcgtacatacgctttgtagatgaatctagggttaccaagcaacagtgaacgaatctatgcttttcagataataaaaatagacttttcagatacaaggacagtagcgatttatcacttcactgacatagtactggcatgcaaggaagcacaactccactctatatccaccatccatcttatgactgtttgatccaagggctgaggtgaagaggcacatggatcgctgacatggcacattgagaggcctccattccttctctcaacctataaataaccactcactccctctcattcacacacacaacaaggaagaagaacactcctcagcattttcttTCTTTGCattaccaatgtctggagggtcgtccagagggagaggaaaggggaagggaactaccattaggtgggagggtcctcttggtcccgatttctttgaggaagctctttatgagaggttcccagttgagagcaaaagtgatttcaccaaagaggcaccactgagaggatacaatgaaaggaaagaagagtagccaaaatgcatgcatggtgaggactgcctagtgcagatgttcaccgagggaatagatggaggtcgtcgtttcttcaaatatctgcgagcatgggtaattactattactatttgtttcttcaatatgttcctcttctatataacttacatgacatacttattgtagtcttccttggccgaagaaaactatgggttcactaggtgggtcgatccttgacctatttatccgcatgcggcgTACATCTACTACCtccaggaccgtatcttcgatctagaaagggaagttagcagcggttacaaggacgatggacaggacgacaacaataatggtgccgattcacaggaggcactctgtaatgatccatattgcacctgtcctaaccacaagaacaaggggcctcccccgtcacccccgccaccaccaccaccaacaatgggaggctactatggagaaggtgcaacacaatttgctatgtggccacactattaggatgactttatcttattcacatgccacatctatgtgtttgttgtttggtttaattacctaaggcatgttaggtttagtcgaaggaaactctgtacccaggttcggtacatgttctcacatgccatttcatgtgttttgtgtgttgaattatataatgtcgtacgtcgttaggttttatttgcagcacgtgttcacatttcaatacgtctgtaacattaagcggaatattgagaccataaataatgaaaataaccacataatgaaaagttcaatactatgccacattaaacaacataataatactagaagtacgtgccgacagtagacataggggcaaatgcacttccaaatcctcagtctgaaacatactgagtaagcaactcatcatccgagtaccagtcctctactacaaccctattgatgtggctaggctcacctgcgttgctctgacctgcctgtcgcctgtagtaagcggcctccgcttcatctgcggccgctgcggcctgagtgaagaacgcgtcgtcatcctcctccgcctgtaagcccgcctctgctagaccaatgagctcgctcagtctgccagtgtcttcCTCGGCCTCCTTTCGCCTGCAaccctgcctctgctagagcgatgagctcgctcagtctgccagtatcgtcctcagcctcttgcgcctgcaagcccgcctttgctagagcaatgagctcactcagtctgtcagtgtcgtcctcatcctcgtccccctcatcagacaacacaatcggtgattgaacggtgcgaccaactcgcgatctatgctcatctaacttcttctcctcataccttgcacgagctagctctgcagcatgttcctcgctgcaaccaatcccttcatgtataaaatgcaatcagttagcaatgtgattatattacatttaaaatcaggcaacgaaaaaaaatgctttcaagcactcactagcacataatgcaacaacatgctcgttcaagacctgcatctatactcttgtctcctcccttgcctcattccttgccctctcctcctctaacgtcatccgtctctccaatccccatttgttaagcccaacatcgatcgggttacaaataccgcgttgtctagcaaactcacacatcttttctttgtgatgtttaacgaataggttgacgtagtcaggtccatatcccctcttccgtgcaattacttgcctcttcttcaattcatccaagaacttagcttgaccatcataacattcccacctacatttcctagtgctctgttcaaacgaaaaattatatcatatatgtcttagcaaaagaaacaaaatacgatttcatgtttaccacaaaaataaccaacctcatcatactcaaccatatggccgcaataatggcctattccaagctctgaagggactatgccatagttggatttaacaccacattcgcacatgacaggaggtgctttgtaaattacccttttttcttcttttccttaacctttcgcggttcttccggccattggttcttaggaccatacaaccactccttgaaacgacacttcaccattgaaaacacctaaataagtagacattagtacatgaacacatatagctcaacatttcaacgcatacactttgcacttacttcatgcttgtttggacacacaaactccaacgtattctcagggtttatcacagctcgatctccataatcgcacagaggagattcctcgagtcgtctaactacagctaggtgcttctccttagccgtcattggcggagggttaggaggggtggaacccaccgcttgaagtgctcacgtggatgtctccctctaaaccaatcgtcgaaaaggagatacctaggatcaaacttgtctacaccgtcgatccactgaaagaaaaagcacctctcatagtcctacacaacaagattccaacaaaatattagtagcatacttacacaaataaagaaaaaggatagtgaaaacaatttcttacattaaaacgactgcatgtgtagaagcaacgcgccgctgtgttcggatgtttcgattgaaaaacatgggccgggaaaccacagtcacagttagggacaaggaggtcaggagggacgagggcatctttgctagacgcgtcggggtataattctcgaggacgaccccgttttcgccaaaactcctcccgaaacatttcttgcatctaacaaaacggatgtaatttaacaaacataaatcaaaacatcacaaataaatgtcaatgagaaccataactacaatacaaccaatttcgttctaagaaccgaaagcagttaacattaaaccctaaacctatggtttcccatttgatgcacaacaatgaacccataacataactacatgcgcctaggtttgctagcttttccacgcatTGACATCATccaacggttgtataatacatatattgagggatagaatgaaaccctaagtgatgacgattattacgttgaaaaatccaactaatatataccgaatcgatgcgaaaaaactaggaggggagcgaggataccttgctctcgaagatctatggatcaaatcaaagtttccaaggtccaatatgccgattcgtgaggtagggtgaagtggggagagaaaaaacccgagagggagaagaaagaagaggaataACGCTCGGGCAGAAAGGTTGGGCCGGGGTTAAATGGCAGGGTCACTGGCgcgctcggcgccaagatctacgacgccgagctccctgccatgtcaccttCCACGTTCGCTTCGAGCCCagaagctcggcgccagggacgctggcgccaagacgtgttagctcggcgccagcatcaatggcgccgagctaagggtccatattctgaaatctttccttcaggggtctatttgtgagaaactttcaaaaaagagctaaaatgtaaaaaattcggaCAACATGTTCACACGTTGAAACACTGAAAGATTTGCAGCTCAAAGATCTATTCAACGGTCGAGTCATCTGGTCTAATGCATCTTAGGGCCAGACATGTACTATGGCTGGAAATGCGTTGTTCTATTTTCTTTGAGCATGGGTCGTGAGTTCAGGTCACAAAAAAAGGTGCTTGAGGCCTCTTATCAAACAATACACATACGGGTGTAAACTAGTGAGAACTCTTATCTTTAATTCGTCGTATACTACTACTCTTAGTAAAAATGAGCATGGAGAGAGATAAACAGTTTTGTGCAAGCCATGTTGTGTGATCCTAATTTGTGGTATAAATCTTATGACACCTCTCTTAGGGCTACTTGATCGCTATGTTTCAGAGAGTTTGAGGGCTTGTTTGGAACACGGGACATTTCCCCTATCCTTACGTTTTTCATGTGAAATTAAACTGATTTCGGTGAAATTCCTGTGTTCAAAACAGGCTCTGAaaattaaaacacatgatcaaaacAACGTATACATATATAACAGGAATTTGGCAGCACTGTTACATGAATGAATACAAACATATACGATGTACGAAATTTGCCGTGTAACAAACATGGCTCCAGGTAAATATGTGCTGCTACGAGGGGTCCCATCTGAATATCTGATGAATCACGAAATCAGCGATTGATGCATACAAATCAGAAACCAAATCTGCCGAGCTGATGCAACACGGATCGGACATACAGAATGCGTCTCGGCTCCCCAGCATAATCCAGCAGGCGGCTCCGGCCACCAACGCACAAAATATAACGCGACTGATGATTGGTGGTCAAACAAACACATTAGATACATAAAGATATTTGAATTTTTAAACAAGCCGCTTGAACGAGTCGTCCCCGGCCTGTTCATGGCATCCCGGATATTCTCAGCTTATGCCATGAACGAGATATGACTCAGATTACGCCATGACAAAACTTGAGATGTTTCTGAGTGGTGCTGCAGCTACCATCCGAGAACCGTCTTCTAATGAAGTTTTTTAGTACGTTTGCAGATGAATCCAACAGAAGCGCTCCAGCAAAAAAAAAGTGCATGTCACCTACCTAGTTTCCAGTTGAAATTCCAAGCTCTGAGAATTGCAGAACTGCAAACCCGAGGCATTATTTGTCCCCAAATTTTGGAGAATGAGCCCAGGTTCCCTCAGACAAAACAGTGTCCAGTTCAAACTTCAAACATTGTCGAAAACCGCCACCTTAGCCAGCTGTCGAGAGCCTCCGTGTGGCAAAAAGCAGCCTGCACAAGTTTCGGTGAAGCTGTTAGTTATCGTCAGTTTTGATGGCAGGTCAGATAAAGTTCAGACGACCAATGTCCGGGCTTCTGTTATCGTCAGTTTTGTTAGCAGCAAGAGGAGGAACACTGCCAGAACTCTCCTTTTTGGTGCTTCTCTCTTGGAAGTGTTTCCAGACCAGGTGCAAACAAACATTCAGGGCTGGTTGCAATGACACGACATGGACAGCCGTATGTCCTATGTGCAGTCTCAAAGGGCATATGCTCGAATTATGCCCCAATTATTCCTTGACACCCGCCTCGATAATGTAAGCACTCTTTAACCTATTGTATACATGCAGATCAGACCTTCTGCATTGCTAACATGCATGATTGTGTCATACTAGGAGCAAGAGGCGAGGGATTTATTTAGTTGATCAGGGCAAGGGATTTTTAAAGTGAGATCCAAGACACTGATTTAACTTTCTGATGGAACTTCCATTGTCATAGGAAATGTCTGCAATGTCAATATTAAAACTTTGGAAACTAATAATCGTAAACGTTATTTAGATTTTTTATAAGTACCAGCATATTTTTCATCAAAAGTACCCTAACTTATTATACAAATGAATGAGAATCTTTACTGACACAAAATATTGAATGCATGAAACAATGTCTTCTCACTCTTTTATTTGTGACTAAGGGAGCACCTGAGTAGCCTATCTGATGGTATGGCTTATTGCTCTGTTTCGTAGAGATAATATGTGAAATAATATAAATTAAGTGTTTACCTTTTTTTTCTTATTTGTCTGGGAGGATTGCTGCTGGGTTTTCAGTTTTCTCAATCCAAAGTTTCCCCTATTCGCCACCTATATCCAAGTGGATGAAAGAATCGATTTGATAATAAACTGTTGTCAGCTTAAGCAAAATTGTTATGTGGAAGTAGAACCTTGGGAGTACCTACTATAGTGCTTGTTTGAAGCCagactattttttttttcaacctTGGGAATGCCTACTGCTGTGTTTTTTGGAAGCCATTTTGGGAGATATGGTTGTCAGTATCTACATCTAAGGAGGTGTTTagatccagtgactaaaatttaggaggtgttacATGAGGGTGTCGCATGCGGTGTTCAGATaccaataaaaaaaataaattacagaatccgtcaatactccacgagacgaatttattaagcctaattaatccgtcattatcacatgtttattgtagcaccacattgtcaaatcatagactaattaggcttaaaagattcgtctcacaaattagtcacaagctatgtaattagtttcataattagtctatatttaatactccatgcatgtatccaaacatccgatgggacagcgactaaagtttaggaggagcaACCAAGCACCCCCTAAATGTAAACTGGCATGCCCAAAATGCAACGTCTATGCCTATAATACTGATGCCATCTATGCATCTCCCTTCCCATACCGCAAAACGATCACAAGATCCACTGGGAAAAAATGTCCATGAACTATGAAGATCACTCAATGTCATCATCTCATGCTGATGATACCGATGAAAGGAAAAGCACAGTTTCAGTCTCCCCCGAGGCTGGCGCCGACGAGGAGCCATTTTCATTCTTTGAGCTGCTTTGCTACGCCGACACAGTAGATTGGCTCCTCATGGCCCTGGGAACCATTGGGTCTGTCATCCATGGCATGGCATTCCCAGTTGGATATCTCCTTCTTGGAAAGGCACTTGATGCCTTTGGAACCAACATAAATGATCCGGAGGTCATGGTCCATGCGCTGTACAAGGTGAACTTGCTAAAATCCTTTATCATATCATTAGCCTTTCGAATTCCGATTCTATTGGTCTGCAATTGTTTTCAACTTGCATGAGGATTTCCTGCTTGTTGCTTGAAGGTGATCCCCTTTGTGTGGTACATGGCAGGAGCCACTCTTCCAGCTGGAATGGTTGGTAAGTCAAGAATCTGTTGTCCATTCCTTCCATGATGAATGTAGATTTTCCTTGTGGTGCTTTAGAAAGAACAAATATAGGGGAAAAGGCAAAATGTGCATACCTGTGATTTTTTGGTCTGGCTCTATGAAACAAAGATATAAAGTAGAACTGGCAACATTGCTCACTGATTTCTTCGCCCACTAAGCATAAAATTAGCTCAACTCAGGAGAGATTTTATTTTACAGGTGCGCTTGGAAATTAATTTCCACTTATATTCATTATATATGACATAAAAGCACATCTCTGAACTTTGACGAGTACAGTAAAGGCGCACTAATTGCAAGGAAATATTATTTTTGTTACCAGCATACACCTATGTTCAGAAATGACAAATATAGGAGACCTACTAGTAAAAAAACAACATGGCAACTTCAGTGGTGAAATGTTGCTAACCTTTTATCTGATGAATTGGCTGCATGCAGAGATCTCCTGCTGGATATACTCAAGTGAGAGACAGTTAGCACGCATGCGGCTCGCGTTTCTGAGATCAGTCCTTAATCAAGAGGTTGGGGCCTTCGACACTGACTTGACTACTGCAACCATCATCACCGGAGTAACCAACTACATGAGTGTCATACAAGATGCAATAGGAGAGAAGGTAATGGATTTCACAATCATATGAGCATTATATTGATGCAAGACTTCTGAAACTCTGCGGTCAGATCTGCATCTTAAGTTCACTCTTCTGCAGCTGGGTCATTTCATTGCAAGCTTCTCCACTTTCTTTGCTGGCATCATAATTGCGTTTATCAGCTGCTGGCAAGTTGCAATGCTTTCCTTCCTGGTCATTCCACTTATCCTCGTCATTGGAGCAGCATACACGAAAAAGTTGAATGTCTTATCTTTGTCACGCAATGCTATTGTTTCAGAGGCAATATCGGTTGTAGAGCAGGTATTGTGAGATCAGTTAACACCCATACCTCAAGCCAAGTTACCTGAATAGATAGAAATGTTGATACACAGATCATCTCCCGCTTCGTTAAATATGTTTATAAACCTTCGTATACATTTGTTCACAGACTTTGTCACATATCAAGACCGTCTTCTCCTTCATTGGAGAGAGCTGGGCCCTGAAGTCCTTTGTCCAGTGCATGGAAAACCAATTTAATCTAAGCAAGAAGGAAGCATTGATAAATGGAATAGGACTTGGAATGTTCCAAGCAGTGACCTTTTGTTCATGGGCACTGATGGTTTGGATTGGGGCAGTTGCAGTAACCAAAAACAAGGCAACAGGAGGTGGCACGATAGCTGCCATCATGAGCATCCTCTTTGGTGCAATGTAATAATCACAAACTCACTGATTGGTTTCGTTGcactaaaaatattttttttcaaatataGTTACCATTCAAACAAAACATTGAAGCAACTCACATCCTTTAGGTTTTTCCTTAAAAACTAGGCCAATTCTATTCTACTTAATTGAAagacagagctcctgccattaccttcaaaaaagaaaaaagaaaaaaactcaCATCCTTTAGCCAAAGTTgccattaatttttttatttgcaTGTATTCTAGACTTCATGGATTTCCCTACTGCATGGATTCAGATCAATTACCTATGCCGCACCAGACCTTCAGACCTTCAATCAGGCAAAAGCTGCAGGAAAAGAGGTCTTCAAGGTGATAAAGAGAAAGCCATCCATAAGTTATGGAAAAAGTGGATTAGTACTAGACAAGATTCATGGAGAGATCAAATTCCGTAGGGTGCACTTTGCATATCCTTCCCGCCAGGATAAGCCGATTCTCCAGGGATTCTCATTATCCATCCCCGCAGGCAAAGTCATAGCTCTGGTAGGAAGCAGTGGCTGTGGGAAGAGCACTGTCATTTCACTACTTCAAAGGTTTTATGATCCAACTTCAGGTATGCTTCTACAGTCTTACCAGTGCAACTAGCCTGATCTAAGTCACTATTTTTCGATTAAACCCTGAACAAAAAAAGGTTACATATTGTTTATTAGTCGTACTTCTGTGAAGCATTAGTAACTGTAAGCTTAAGTAGTATTAAAATGTTTCAGTCATGTAACAAGGCCTAATACTGCAGGTGACATATTCATTGATGGCCACAGTATCAAGAAACTTGATCTGAAATCGCTGCGCAGAAATATAGCTTCAGTCTCTCAGGAACCATCACTGTTTTCTGGTAACATAAAGGACAACTTGAAGATTGGTAAAATGGATGCAAGTGACGAAGAGATAACTGAAGCAGCAACAACAGCTAATGTTCATTCATTCATATCCAAACTACCAAATGAGTACTTAACCGAGGTACTTCACCACTTCCTATGGAAACTTATAAAATACTTGGGGTCGTCGACCATCGTATTTAACCAAACATGGATTAGGGTTTTGACTCATGATTTGTTAAATTCCAACAAGATCTCTCAAGGACCGAAGTCAACTGAGTGATGCATTAAGAATAGAACTTTAAAATTACAGATAGTCACAATTTATTCCCATAGGAGAATCATGGATGTTTCCACATTATTAGACATTCAAAGATATAAAAATAACTCCCGCTGGAACTTCCTACAATTAAATTGTTTCAGGTAGGAGAAAGGGGTGTGCAGTTATCGGGAGGCCAGAAACAAAGAATAGCTATTGCAAGGGCAATGCTGAAGGATCCACCAATCCTACTTCTCGACGAAGCAACAAGTGCCCTTGATTCAGAATCAGAGAAGCTAGTTCAAGATGCACTTGAGAGAGCAATGCGCGGAAGGACTGTTATCTTGATAGCCCACAGGATGTCCACAATTGTAAACGCTGACACTATTGTTGTCGTCGAAAATGGAAGAGTAGCACAAACTGGGACACATCATGAGTTGCTTGACAAAAGCACATTCTACTCCAATGTATGCAGCATGCAAAATATAGACAAGGAAGCTGAAAATAAAGTGGCAAGGTAAAGTTAAATGTAGCCAATGGAAAGTTTTACTTGACCAATGTTTTATACTCAGTTAAGAAATTCTTCAATATAACTTATCGCTTCAAAAGTATATGCATCATGCATGGGTTGGGGGTGTACCTTGGAATCCCAATGAATGAAGATTTTTCAAAACGGACGCCAGCAGTTTCAAATCAAAGTAAGAGTTACTATTTACAAATGATGAACAGAACAAGAAAGTGCAAAAAAAAAGACACACAAACTCCTTGCTAGGAAGTTTAGTGAAATTATTACATATAAGTAGGATTACTAAGTAGAACTTACGTTTTTTGTTTGATTGATTAAACAGCGCTTCTGATAACATGGAGGAACAAATTGGCGAAGCACACATCAAGCAGTCCTCTACAAATCAGGGACCAAAGAAAAAGCTAGAAAGACTGGAGTCAAAACAACCAAGGAATGAGAATGTTAAGGAAACACACCCTTTCTTTAGACTTTGGTATGGATTGCGTAAAGAGGACATTGTGAAGATTCTATTTGGCTCCGCAGCAGCAGCCATCTCTGGAATCTCAAAGCCTTTGTTTGGTTATTTCATCATGACCATTGGTGTGGCATATTATGATCCGGATGCAGAAAAGAAAGTCACCAAGTATTCTTTGATATTCTTCACAGCAGGGATGGTAACAATGGTGAGTAACATCTTGCAGCACTATATTTATGGTATCATTGGAGAAAGGGCAATGAAAAACCTAAGGGAGGCACTCTTTTCAGGTATGTCACATGAAAACCTTGAATTTGTTAAGTGTTCACCATAAATTCTCACAAGAGAACATTATATACATACCTCATACCCTTGATAATATGAAATTATTTTGCTCAATGCAACGCAGCTGTTCTCCGAAATGAGCTTGGTTGGTTTGAGAAACCAAATAATGGCGTAGGATTTCTTACCTCACGCATTGTCAGTGACACGTCAACAGTCAAGACCATCATATCTGACAGAATGGCAGTTATTGTGCAATGCATCTCTTCAATTCTGATAGCAACAATAGTAAGCATGAAGGTCAATTGGAGAATGGCTTTAGTTTCATGGGCAGTC encodes:
- the LOC136476477 gene encoding ABC transporter B family member 13-like, translating into MSMNYEDHSMSSSHADDTDERKSTVSVSPEAGADEEPFSFFELLCYADTVDWLLMALGTIGSVIHGMAFPVGYLLLGKALDAFGTNINDPEVMVHALYKVIPFVWYMAGATLPAGMVEISCWIYSSERQLARMRLAFLRSVLNQEVGAFDTDLTTATIITGVTNYMSVIQDAIGEKLGHFIASFSTFFAGIIIAFISCWQVAMLSFLVIPLILVIGAAYTKKLNVLSLSRNAIVSEAISVVEQTLSHIKTVFSFIGESWALKSFVQCMENQFNLSKKEALINGIGLGMFQAVTFCSWALMVWIGAVAVTKNKATGGGTIAAIMSILFGAISITYAAPDLQTFNQAKAAGKEVFKVIKRKPSISYGKSGLVLDKIHGEIKFRRVHFAYPSRQDKPILQGFSLSIPAGKVIALVGSSGCGKSTVISLLQRFYDPTSGDIFIDGHSIKKLDLKSLRRNIASVSQEPSLFSGNIKDNLKIGKMDASDEEITEAATTANVHSFISKLPNEYLTEVGERGVQLSGGQKQRIAIARAMLKDPPILLLDEATSALDSESEKLVQDALERAMRGRTVILIAHRMSTIVNADTIVVVENGRVAQTGTHHELLDKSTFYSNVCSMQNIDKEAENKVASASDNMEEQIGEAHIKQSSTNQGPKKKLERLESKQPRNENVKETHPFFRLWYGLRKEDIVKILFGSAAAAISGISKPLFGYFIMTIGVAYYDPDAEKKVTKYSLIFFTAGMVTMVSNILQHYIYGIIGERAMKNLREALFSAVLRNELGWFEKPNNGVGFLTSRIVSDTSTVKTIISDRMAVIVQCISSILIATIVSMKVNWRMALVSWAVMPCHFIGGLIQAKSAKGFYGDSAIAHRELVSLASEAASNIRTVASFVYEDEIIKKAELSLQEPLKITKIESMKYGVIQGISLCLWNIAHAVALWYTTVLVQRKQASFKDSIRSYQIFSLTVPSITELWTLIPMVMSAISILNPVFDTLDRETQIVPDKPENPGKGWLIGRTEFQDVSFNYPSRPEVTILDGFNLVIEPGQRAALVGPSGAGKSSVLALILRFYDPSRGRVLIDNKNIKDYNLRWLRKQIGLVQQEPILFNTSIRDNISYGSESSSETEIIQAAMEANIHEFISGLPEGYGTVVGDKGSQLSGGQKQRIAIARTILKRPAILLLDEATSALDGESERVVMSSLGAKVWKDKDEQASMITSITVAHRLSTVINADTIVVMEKGKVVELGNHQALISAEDGVYSRLFHLQSNMKD